CGTTGCTGGGGGTATCTGTACTAGGGAGCGGTTGCAGTATCTCGGAGAGAACGTCGGTGCAGCTGGAGCCGCTACATGGGCCTGCGGCGCCTGTAATGCTTGATGTTTACGGACGTTCGATAGATCAGGACGTATATTCTAAGCAGGGAAGCGGAGCACTGGAGCCGGTATCCCCGATGGATTCGGTGGATACCTTACGCGATCTCCACCCGTAATGGGTGCAGCAACGTCTATAACAAATCGGTCATACCAATATCCCTACCTTTTGCTCGAACAGCGAGCAGAGCAAACCGCCGGCAGGCAAGCTGGCGATTTGCTGTAAAACGGCCGATGCTATTCCTCATCCCATTTGCGGGAATAACCTTTTTTAATCGCCCAAAAGATAGGGTAGATGATGATGGCTGAGATGATAACAGCCCAAAATATCGTGGTTCCCATGCCCATAAAGGCAATGCTCCTTTCAAAAAAACGTTAGCTTATACTATACAGGAAAATGATTATTTTGTATAATATCTCGATCTGCGATATTACAAGGAATTGATTCTACATAAAGAGGTGTTGAAATGGCAGCAGAAATCATAAATGTATCAACCGAAGAGCAGTTGCAGCAAGCGCTGGATATCCGGAAGGATGTTTTCGTGCTTGAACAGAAGGTTCCGATTGACCTGGAGATTGATGATTACGATCGTCTGGACTCCGATGCACATCATGTCCTGATCAAGTCGGAGGGACAGTACGCGGCAACTGGACGTATCACCTATTACAATAAGGACTCCGCCAAAATGCAGCGCATTGCGGTACGTAAGCCATTCCGATCCAAAGGGATAGGGCGTGTGCTGATGATGGCACTGGAAACGCAGGCGCGTGAATTGAAACTGCAGTATTCCGTGCTGGATGCGCAGGTGCAGGCGGAGGCGTTTTATCGCAAGCTGGGGTATGAGACGATTTCGGACGAGCCGTTTGATGATGCTGGCATTCCCCATGTTCGTATGAAAAAGGAACTGTAGGCATCTTCTTAACTATAAGGTGGCTGATGATCCCATCGTTCTAAAAAGGAAAGACCTCGAGTATCGATTCGAGGTCTTTTTAGGCATGAATTAAAAGTTTGGCATATTATCCAGGTTGTTGCTGGGATCGCCATCCGCATTGGAACGAAGATGTTCATCTCCGTCACGTCCACGGAATACGTTCACGTTTTTGATTTCTTTATTCTTGGCCATCTGTTGTGCAGTCTTGTAGTCCACGACACTACCGTTATCCAGCTTCAGTTCGATGATGTCGCCGTCGCCATTTTTACGGACGCCTACGATTTCTTGTTGTGTATTATCCATATAGATCGCCTCCCGGAATTAGTGTTCCCGGGAACCCTCATAAACTATTCATCTATATTGAACTACAATTCGTATACCCGCTGCTGCTCCACAAATTCCATGATTCCGGTCTTGCCAATGAAAGCTTCGACCTCATCACTGTAATGCATGAGATAGGTGCGTTCCTGAATTTCTTCAGGAAGGCTGAGCAGCTCATCCAGTGTCGTATGAACCTCGCCGGGGCCTTGCAGCTGACATTCATGCAGAATCACTTCACAATCCCGCTCATTCACCAGTTGATTGAGCAGGATCGGATCGAATACCATGTCAGCACTGTAAAATATTCGATCATTCAGATAAAGCGAATAGCTGTCCTTGCCGGGAATATGCTGCGTATGAATCAGCTCTACCGAGATGCCTGATGAAATATGGGCCTTCACTCCCGGTTTCAGAGGGTGTACGTCAAATACATCATGCAGGGAGGAGATATGTCCCTGTTGATATAATCCGCCTTTGAGTGAATGTTCCCATATCGGTTCCACCAGCGATTCAGCAATGTAAAGCGGGAGTTTGCGGTTGTATTTCATTTTCATCATAAAGGCAAGCTCTTCGAGTCCGCCCACATGGTCGGCATGAATGTGTGTGATAAGCACGGCATCGATATCGTTAAATGTCTTATTCAGCTGATGTAGTGCCATTGGAGCGGTGATGCCGCAGTCGATCATAAGTGTGAAATTCCCGTCATGTACCAGTGCGTTATTGTTATAGTAGTTCTTGGCAAACGCACTGCCGGTGCCAAGCATTTGTAATGTCAGTGTCAATGGATGAAACCTCCTGATGATATGATATGTAGTCCAGTATGCTAATGTATATTTTAACGAATTCCACGTTGATTTACACGGATTATATGATCGAATCGGCCCTGAAATGCAGTATAATTCGCGATAGGCACAAACCTTACTGCATGAGGAAAAAATTTTACCACAAAGTGCAAAATTGTCCGCAACTTGTTTTTTGACATGTAGTATACACATATAACAACAAGATGAGCCAATGGAGGGAAATGATTATTATGAAATGGAAAAAAGTGATGGCATGTATGCTAGTGCTCTCTTTAATGGGTGGCAGCACCCTTTTGTTTGCAGATTCCGTCAATGAGCGTGTCCGTGTCTGGCTGAACGGTCATGAATTGAAGGATGGCGGATATTTAATTGATGGCAAAACCTATGTGCCGGTTCGGGAATTTGACGGGGCCGTGGATTGGAATCCCGCGAATGGACAAGTTCAAGTCATCAAGCCGAACGTGCATATATTTCTGTTTAAAGGAGATACTGTATTCGGCAACGTGAACAAGGGTAAGCTGAAATTCAATGTTTTTAGCCAGGTGGACAGCTTAAACAACGATATTCATTCAGTGAAAGTAGCGATTGAGGATCCTTCGGGCAATATCAAGGATATTCAGTCCCAGGAAGTGAAGGATCGCAAGGATAACTTCTGGTTCCGAACCTATGATTTCACGTACGATTTTAAAACGGCGGGCAAATACTCGGTAGGTTTTTATGTAAAAGTCAAACCGGATGACGGTTTTGTGAAAGTTGCGGAAAAAGTGATTACTGCCCTAAATTGATGGGCCCTAAGGCGATTGGCAGAAATTGACCTGGAGAAGCTATCCGTGATACGATACGAAAGTATGATAATTTAACCGAAGTGAGGTTTTTTCAATGAGTGAACACAAACATGAACACGGAGATGCTTGCGGCTGCGGTCACGATCATGACCACGACCACGAACATGAAGAGTTTGTGCTGACATTGACGGATGAAGAAGGAAAAGAAGTAGAGATGGTTCTTGTGGAGACATTTGATGTCGGCGAGAAACTCTATGCGCTTTTGCTTGAACGCGAAAATCCGGAAGCGGACGGCGTCATTCTACGTATGGAAGAAGAGAACGAGGAAATGGTTCTTTACAATATTGAGGACGAAGAAGAATGGAATGAAGTAGAGGCGGTTTACAACGAACTGGTCGCTGCTGCAAACCAGGAATAAGACTCCTAAGCAATAAACCCGGTGCGAACCTCTCGCACCGGGTTTATTGTATTTACAGCTGCCATTTTAGAATATAGGATCCGTTTCCACGATGACTTTAACATTTTGGATACTGCGGTCCTCAGGACCTTTCACCGGAAGGCCTACCTCGACATGATCGATAATGTAATCGATGTTTTCCTGGGAAATCACTTCGCCCGGAAGCAGAATCGGAATGCCTGGCGGGTAGACATAGATGAATTCGGCAATAATGCGTCCTGCCGATTCCTTGAAAGGTACAACCTCTGTATCCCCGTAAAACGCATCGCGAGGGATAAGCGACAACTGCGGAATTTCTGGTGTTTTCACAACCAACTCGTTAATCTCATTCACATGCATGTACTGATTCGAAAGCTCGCGGAGCGCTGTCAGCAAAATATCGATGGCCTCCTGATTGTCTCCAGGTGTAATGAGGCACAGAATATTGTACATATCACTGAGCTCAACTTCAATATTGTAGTGATCCCGCAGCCAGTTCTCGGTTTCATATCCTGTAATGCCGAGATGGCGTACATGGATCGTCAATTTGGTCGGATCATAGGAGTATGTTGCTTCTCCGCCTAATATTTCTTCACCGAAGCTGTACAAACCTTCGATTTTATTGACTTCCTGACGTGCATATTGCGCCAATTCAATCGTCCTTGCTGCCATTTCTCGTCCATGCAGCGCCAGACTGCGGCGTGAAGTATCAAGCGATGCCAGCAGGATGTAGGAGGTGGAGGTTGTGGTCAGCATGCTGATGATCGTCTGTACGCGATAAGGATTGATGTATCCGTTCTTGGTATTCACGTTCAGTACGGAGCTCTGCGTCATCGAGCCGCCGAGTTTGTGCACGCTGGTCGCAGCCATATCGGCCCCGGCTTCCATTGCCGACATCGGAAGATCTTCATGAAAATGGATCAATACGCCGTGCGCCTCATCCACGAGAACGGGTACGTTGTAGCTGTGAGCCAAATCCACGATTTCTTTCAGATTGGCGCTTACGCCGAAGTATGTCGGGTTAATGACCAATACGGCTTTGGCGTCAGGGTGACGTTTTAATGCTTTCCGGACCGAGCTGATGGTGATGCCGTGATCGATGCCCACATTGGCATCCTGGGCAGGCGATACGAATACAGGCTTGGCCCCGGTAAAAATGATGGCGGAAAGCACGGATTTATGGACATTGCGCGGTACGATGATTTTATCGCCAGGCGAACATACCGACATGATCATAGTCATGATCGCTCCACTTGTTCCTTGGACACTGAAGTAGGTGTGATCGGCACCGAATGCATCGGCGGCCAGCTTTTGGGCTTCCTCGATGACGCCTGTAGGTTGATGTAAATCATCCAGCGGCGCAATATTGATCAAATCTATAGAAAAGGCGTTATCCCCTATAAATTCCCTGAATTCGGCATCGGTGCCGAGGCCCTTCTTATGTCCCGGAATGTGAAATTGCACGGGGTTTTTGGCCGCATGTTCTTTAAGTGCGGTGAAGAGCGGTGTACGACTGTGGTCCATGGACGTTGTCACAACCTTTCCCTATGTTTATTTTCTTATGATTTGTTGATTTCTGTTTTTATATAAACAAAATTGAGTATAGCAAAATAGGGGGGGAATGCAAGGAGAATGAACGTCTTTTTTTGCTTCGTCCAGCAACGCTTCAAACTTTAGACATATTAATGGAGGAGCAACAAGATCTTCATCGTTCCTTCATTAAAATATCATCCATAAGAAAAACGTCTATCGACGTACTTTTTCGGAAGACAGACCGCGGTTAAAGGAAGTTTTTCTTGCGATTATAGAATTGTTCAGCTTCGCTGAAAATTTATAAATTCTATAATCTTAAAAAAAGAGCTGCACCAGCAGCCCTTTTCATCAACATATCTTGCTCATTAAAACGCCATTTTATAAAGCGGCAGCAGCGACTCAAACGTCTCCTGCACCTTTTGCACCAGCTCGTCCCCTTCAAGCTTGACGGCTTCCTCGCGCGGGATGCGCAGTCCGCACATGACTTCAGCCTTTTTCACCTGCTTCAGCTTCTCAATCAGACGCGTGAAATCCTCCTCGCTCATATCCTGATGAGGGGTGCCGGACGGGTTCATGTGATCCATGGACCAGTAGAAATTTTTGGGCAGCGCCTTTGCTGTTTTCTTCAGCTTGGCTTCCAGGTTGCTGGCAAACACGGTCTTATTGGGACTTTCGTAAATAATCGCGAAGATGACAAACAGATGGGTTCCGAACATGCCTACCTCAAAATGAGGCAGTGCTTTGTACCCGCGTTTGCTGGCAGCCCAAGCGACCCAAGTGTCAATGGGAGGATTGACAGTGCGTCTTGCATGCTTGGCGACATGCACAAACATCTCTTCCCCAGCCAAGACGGATACATAGGGGGCGAGCTCAGCCCCTAGCGCCTCCAGCTTGGGTCTTACCCGTTCAATGAGAACCTCCATACGGGCTTCAAGCCCGGGAACGGAGAATACGTCGAAATCTTGATCTGTAAATCCGGTAACCGTCATGGATGTGATGGCCTCCCTGTTGTAGATGTTATCGTTACTAAACTCGGTTTTTAGATAACTTATTATAACATAAGGCGAATGGACATCACGCATTACCCAGAAAAGCTTCACCGTATGTTCATGTGGGCTAAAAATAGTCAATAAACCAAGTTACCGTTACATAAGATGGAGTATAAGATATAGATAAGACAACATCAAAAGCAGCCATGGGGGAAATCTTCACCGCCGTTTAATGATCGGTAGTAAACCGGAGGAGGGAGTGCCGTGAATAAGAGCGAGGAAGTGGAGTATTGCAACCTGGAGCTCCGGTTTGATCGCCGGCATATCCAGGACCTAATCAAGGAATTGATCCAGGAAGGATATTCGCTTTATTGGAGCGAGAATGATACGCAGTTTGTCATTTCAATCCGAACAGGTCGCAAGCTGGTAAAGCTGCGGTTTCAACGAACAGGAAGCGGTTTTAAACTAGTAGGCGATTATATGATCCGTGATCCCAAACTCGCGGAATGGATGGAGAAATTGATCGAAAATACCCGTGGCCATGCTGTCGTGAAACGTTTCAAGGACCGGCAAATATTGATCGAGAATATTTTGTTCGGTGAGGTCATAAGGCTTGTGGAAATATCCGGTTACCGGCAGCGGGTGCTGTTTCAGAAGGGGACGCCGATGACGGAGCAGGAAATGCTGCGGTTGTTTGAATCGGATGTAGGGGAACAGCGATTGCTGCTGTCCAGACTGGAAACCGACGATGAGCTTGAGAAGCTCCATGCGGCACTGCAAGAGGGGAACGAAGACAAAATTTTGGCTTGCAAGCAAAGACTCCGTGAGCTTTCCTTGGAGCTGATGAGGCTGGAGTGGTAACTACTTCTATCCGGATACAAGTTTAAAGCACGAACAACACTCCGAAACAGAAGGGGTGTTTTCGCGCGTGTTCTGATTTTGTGACAGGGGTTCACTTGTCAAATGAAAAACGTTAATATAAGATTATTGCAAATCATCTCGGATAGGGATGGGTTGTTTAAAAATATATTGGAGCAAAGGATGGAGAACCAGATGTCAAAACAACAAATCGGTGTGATTGGCCTTGCTGTAATGGGAAAAAACCTGGCCCTGAACATCGAAAGCAAAGGCTTCACCGTTTCTGTATATAACCGCTCTCCGCAAAAAACGGAAGACATGCTGAAGGAAACCGAAGGCAAGCAAGTGAAGGGGACATTCTCGATCGAAGAATTCGTGGACTCCCTTGAGACACCTCGTAAAATCCTGATCATGGTACAAGCCGGACAAGCTACCGATGCTACGATTGAACAGCTGATTCCACATTTGGACAAAGGCGATATCATCATTGATGGCGGTAACGCATATTTCCCTGATACACAGCGTCGCAGCAAAGAACTGGCTGAAAAAGGCTTTAACTTTATCGGTGCTGGGGTTTCCGGCGGCGAAGAAGGCGCATTGAAAGGCCCATCGATCATGCCTGGCGGACAAGAAAGTGCTTACAAGCTGGTTGAGCCTATTTTGACAGCCATTTCCGCTAAAGTTAACGAAGAGCCTTGCTGTACATATATCGGACCAGACGGTGCTGGCCATTATGTAAAAATGGTTCACAACGGTATCGAGTATGGCGATATGCAGCTTATTTGCGAAGCTTACCAATTGCTGAAGGACGTACTTGGCCTTGATGCGAAGGATCTGCACGGAATCTTCACAGAGTGGAACCAAGGTGAACTCGATAGTTACCTGATCGAGATTACGGCTGACATTTTCTCCAAATATGACGAAGAAACCGGCAAGCCGATGGTGGACGTGATTCTGGATACGGCGGGTCAAAAAGGAACAGGTAAATGGACAAGCCAAAGCTCCCTGGATCTGGGTGTGCCGCTGTCCATGATCACCGAATCCGTATTCTCCCGTTTCCTGTCCGCGAT
Above is a window of Paenibacillus sp. FSL K6-1330 DNA encoding:
- a CDS encoding GNAT family N-acetyltransferase, which translates into the protein MAAEIINVSTEEQLQQALDIRKDVFVLEQKVPIDLEIDDYDRLDSDAHHVLIKSEGQYAATGRITYYNKDSAKMQRIAVRKPFRSKGIGRVLMMALETQARELKLQYSVLDAQVQAEAFYRKLGYETISDEPFDDAGIPHVRMKKEL
- a CDS encoding DUF3892 domain-containing protein gives rise to the protein MDNTQQEIVGVRKNGDGDIIELKLDNGSVVDYKTAQQMAKNKEIKNVNVFRGRDGDEHLRSNADGDPSNNLDNMPNF
- a CDS encoding MBL fold metallo-hydrolase — protein: MTLTLQMLGTGSAFAKNYYNNNALVHDGNFTLMIDCGITAPMALHQLNKTFNDIDAVLITHIHADHVGGLEELAFMMKMKYNRKLPLYIAESLVEPIWEHSLKGGLYQQGHISSLHDVFDVHPLKPGVKAHISSGISVELIHTQHIPGKDSYSLYLNDRIFYSADMVFDPILLNQLVNERDCEVILHECQLQGPGEVHTTLDELLSLPEEIQERTYLMHYSDEVEAFIGKTGIMEFVEQQRVYEL
- a CDS encoding copper amine oxidase produces the protein MKWKKVMACMLVLSLMGGSTLLFADSVNERVRVWLNGHELKDGGYLIDGKTYVPVREFDGAVDWNPANGQVQVIKPNVHIFLFKGDTVFGNVNKGKLKFNVFSQVDSLNNDIHSVKVAIEDPSGNIKDIQSQEVKDRKDNFWFRTYDFTYDFKTAGKYSVGFYVKVKPDDGFVKVAEKVITALN
- a CDS encoding DUF1292 domain-containing protein, with the protein product MSEHKHEHGDACGCGHDHDHDHEHEEFVLTLTDEEGKEVEMVLVETFDVGEKLYALLLERENPEADGVILRMEEENEEMVLYNIEDEEEWNEVEAVYNELVAAANQE
- a CDS encoding aminotransferase class I/II-fold pyridoxal phosphate-dependent enzyme; its protein translation is MDHSRTPLFTALKEHAAKNPVQFHIPGHKKGLGTDAEFREFIGDNAFSIDLINIAPLDDLHQPTGVIEEAQKLAADAFGADHTYFSVQGTSGAIMTMIMSVCSPGDKIIVPRNVHKSVLSAIIFTGAKPVFVSPAQDANVGIDHGITISSVRKALKRHPDAKAVLVINPTYFGVSANLKEIVDLAHSYNVPVLVDEAHGVLIHFHEDLPMSAMEAGADMAATSVHKLGGSMTQSSVLNVNTKNGYINPYRVQTIISMLTTTSTSYILLASLDTSRRSLALHGREMAARTIELAQYARQEVNKIEGLYSFGEEILGGEATYSYDPTKLTIHVRHLGITGYETENWLRDHYNIEVELSDMYNILCLITPGDNQEAIDILLTALRELSNQYMHVNEINELVVKTPEIPQLSLIPRDAFYGDTEVVPFKESAGRIIAEFIYVYPPGIPILLPGEVISQENIDYIIDHVEVGLPVKGPEDRSIQNVKVIVETDPIF
- a CDS encoding DUF1054 domain-containing protein, which gives rise to MTVTGFTDQDFDVFSVPGLEARMEVLIERVRPKLEALGAELAPYVSVLAGEEMFVHVAKHARRTVNPPIDTWVAWAASKRGYKALPHFEVGMFGTHLFVIFAIIYESPNKTVFASNLEAKLKKTAKALPKNFYWSMDHMNPSGTPHQDMSEEDFTRLIEKLKQVKKAEVMCGLRIPREEAVKLEGDELVQKVQETFESLLPLYKMAF
- the gndA gene encoding NADP-dependent phosphogluconate dehydrogenase — protein: MSKQQIGVIGLAVMGKNLALNIESKGFTVSVYNRSPQKTEDMLKETEGKQVKGTFSIEEFVDSLETPRKILIMVQAGQATDATIEQLIPHLDKGDIIIDGGNAYFPDTQRRSKELAEKGFNFIGAGVSGGEEGALKGPSIMPGGQESAYKLVEPILTAISAKVNEEPCCTYIGPDGAGHYVKMVHNGIEYGDMQLICEAYQLLKDVLGLDAKDLHGIFTEWNQGELDSYLIEITADIFSKYDEETGKPMVDVILDTAGQKGTGKWTSQSSLDLGVPLSMITESVFSRFLSAMKEERVAASKILNGPKAAAFDGDKAEFIENVRKALFASKIVSYAQGFAQLRVASDEYGWNLQYGNLAKIWRGGCIIRSRFLQNITDAYENNPELKNLLLDPFFTNIIESYQDAWRKVVASAVSLGIPVPGFSSALAYYDSYRTANLPANLLQAQRDYFGAHTFKRVDKEGTFHYNWMD